A stretch of Caenibius tardaugens NBRC 16725 DNA encodes these proteins:
- a CDS encoding dienelactone hydrolase family protein: MTQTIAIPELDGDGAVPVYVARPAGTPRAAIIVIPEIFGVNPGIRQKCDHWAERGYLAAAPDIFWRFAPGVELDADVDEQLQEAFGYFAQFDADLGVKDIEALIRYLRAKEGTEKVGLVGYCLGGRMAYLAAARTDIDASVGYYGVMIDQMLNESHAIANPLILHIAGDDGFVPADAQKAIHEGLDTNHHVTLYDYPGLDHGFAAEMGNRRDEAGAQLADSRTEAFFVEQLG; this comes from the coding sequence ATGACCCAGACAATCGCGATTCCCGAACTCGATGGTGACGGTGCAGTTCCGGTCTATGTTGCGCGGCCCGCCGGCACACCACGCGCGGCGATCATCGTCATTCCCGAAATCTTCGGCGTGAACCCCGGTATTCGTCAGAAATGCGATCACTGGGCAGAACGTGGCTATCTTGCGGCCGCACCGGATATCTTCTGGCGGTTCGCACCAGGCGTGGAACTGGACGCCGACGTGGACGAACAACTTCAGGAAGCATTCGGTTATTTTGCACAATTCGATGCCGATCTGGGCGTGAAGGATATCGAAGCACTCATCCGGTATCTGCGGGCCAAGGAAGGTACGGAAAAAGTCGGACTGGTCGGTTACTGCCTCGGCGGGCGTATGGCCTATCTCGCCGCTGCACGGACTGATATCGATGCCAGCGTCGGGTACTACGGTGTGATGATCGATCAGATGCTCAATGAATCGCATGCGATCGCCAATCCGCTGATCCTGCACATCGCAGGCGATGACGGCTTCGTCCCGGCGGACGCGCAGAAAGCTATCCATGAAGGTCTCGATACCAACCATCATGTGACGCTGTACGACTATCCCGGCCTCGATCACGGGTTCGCCGCGGAAATGGGAAATCGTCGTGATGAAGCAGGCGCACAGCTTGCGGACAGCCGGACTGAGGCTTTCTTCGTGGAGCAACTTGGCTAG
- a CDS encoding FMN-binding glutamate synthase family protein: MVLPLRYVVPLVTIAAVAASAAISRFHWTLWITIPILLITLWDFLQPRHTLRRNYPLIARLRWLSEDLRPYVRSYFIEGDLEGRPYSHDERALIYARAKNELDTHPMGTELDVYSDEYRWLGHSIVPNADIPEEWRLPIGGPDCKQPYSSALLNISAMSFGSLSARAIEALNKGAKLGNFAHDTGEGSISPYHRIHGGDLIWELGSAYFGCRTDTGRFDPGRFAAQAQSDQVKMVEIKLSQGAKPGHGGMLPGAKVTREIAETRGVPIGKDVISPAAHPEFSTPIELLEFVQKLRELSNGKPVGIKLCVGQPHEVLALTKAMLRTGIKPDYIVVDGAEGGTGAAPVELTNSVGMPLREGLIWVRNALVGASLKQDIRIGASGKVHSGAGIAELLGYGADWCNAARAFMFALGCVQSMQCHTGLCPTGVATQVPWRQRGLVVNDKAERVASFQRHTLHAFREIVIAMGLENPWQIAPMDMRERINSARADAVDRIYDFVPEGALLTEPEATHLARQWAAASAETFRRVA, encoded by the coding sequence ATGGTACTGCCTTTGCGCTACGTCGTCCCTTTGGTGACAATAGCGGCAGTGGCCGCTTCCGCAGCCATTTCGCGGTTCCATTGGACCTTGTGGATCACCATACCAATCCTCCTGATAACGCTGTGGGATTTCCTGCAACCACGCCATACGCTGCGTCGCAATTACCCGCTGATTGCGCGTCTGCGTTGGCTTTCCGAAGATCTTCGACCTTACGTCCGCTCCTATTTTATCGAAGGCGATCTGGAAGGGCGACCATACAGCCACGACGAACGCGCCCTTATCTACGCGCGGGCTAAGAACGAGTTGGATACCCATCCGATGGGTACCGAGCTTGATGTCTATTCGGACGAGTATCGCTGGCTGGGCCATTCGATAGTCCCGAATGCCGATATTCCCGAGGAATGGCGACTGCCTATTGGCGGGCCGGACTGCAAACAACCCTATTCTTCCGCGCTGCTGAATATTTCGGCAATGAGCTTCGGTTCCCTGTCGGCACGGGCGATCGAAGCGCTGAACAAGGGTGCCAAACTGGGCAATTTCGCCCACGATACCGGGGAAGGATCGATCAGCCCGTACCACCGGATTCACGGGGGCGATCTGATCTGGGAACTGGGCAGTGCCTATTTCGGATGCCGGACGGACACCGGCCGGTTCGATCCCGGACGTTTTGCCGCGCAGGCGCAAAGCGATCAGGTCAAAATGGTGGAAATCAAGCTGAGCCAGGGTGCCAAGCCCGGGCATGGCGGGATGCTCCCGGGTGCGAAGGTCACACGCGAGATTGCCGAAACCCGCGGTGTTCCGATTGGCAAGGACGTGATATCTCCGGCCGCCCATCCCGAGTTCTCAACCCCAATAGAACTCCTTGAATTTGTTCAGAAATTACGCGAATTATCGAATGGAAAGCCCGTCGGCATCAAATTGTGCGTGGGGCAGCCGCATGAAGTTCTCGCGCTGACCAAGGCAATGCTGCGTACGGGAATAAAACCCGACTATATCGTTGTGGATGGTGCCGAGGGCGGCACCGGCGCGGCACCGGTTGAATTGACCAACAGCGTCGGGATGCCCTTGCGCGAAGGTCTGATATGGGTGCGTAATGCGCTGGTTGGCGCCTCGCTCAAGCAGGACATCAGGATCGGTGCATCGGGCAAGGTGCATTCAGGCGCAGGCATCGCTGAATTGCTGGGCTATGGTGCGGACTGGTGCAACGCTGCCCGCGCATTCATGTTCGCCTTGGGATGCGTGCAGTCAATGCAATGCCATACCGGTCTGTGCCCCACCGGGGTGGCCACGCAAGTACCGTGGCGCCAGCGTGGTCTCGTGGTCAATGATAAGGCTGAGCGTGTTGCCAGTTTCCAGCGCCATACACTGCACGCCTTCCGCGAAATCGTGATTGCGATGGGTTTGGAAAATCCATGGCAAATTGCGCCTATGGACATGCGCGAGCGGATCAATTCAGCCCGTGCCGACGCTGTGGACCGCATCTACGACTTTGTGCCCGAAGGGGCACTCTTGACCGAACCGGAAGCCACGCATCTTGCCCGCCAATGGGCTGCCGCCAGCGCGGAAACCTTCCGCCGCGTGGCCTGA
- the rho gene encoding transcription termination factor Rho encodes MHLKELKKKTPAELVEMAEELGVEGASTMRRQDLMFCILRELAEDEEYEQEIMGVGTIEVLSDGFGFLRSPEANYLAGPDDIYVSPNQVRKWGLRTGDTVEGEIRAPKDGERYFALTKLTSVNYDDPDMVRHRTNFDNLTPLYPDEKLVLDTVDPTVKDKSARVIDIIAPQGKGQRALIVAPPRTGKTVLLQNIAKAITDNHPEVFLLVLLVDERPEEVTDMQRSVKGEVISSTFDEPASRHVQVAEMVIEKAKRLVEHKKDVVILLDSITRLGRAYNTVVPSSGKVLTGGVDANALQRPKRFFGAARNIEEGGSLSIIATALIDTGSRMDEVIFEEFKGTGNSEIVLDRKVADKRIFPALDVGKSGTRKEELLVGKDQLSKMWVLRRILMQMGTIDAMEFLLDKMKDSKTNEDFFATMNQ; translated from the coding sequence ATGCATTTGAAAGAACTTAAGAAAAAAACTCCGGCCGAGCTTGTCGAAATGGCCGAAGAGCTGGGGGTCGAAGGGGCCTCCACCATGCGCCGGCAGGATCTGATGTTTTGCATCCTGCGCGAACTGGCGGAGGACGAGGAATACGAACAGGAGATCATGGGCGTCGGCACGATCGAGGTCCTGTCCGACGGGTTCGGTTTCCTGCGCAGCCCCGAAGCGAACTATCTCGCGGGCCCCGATGATATCTACGTATCGCCCAACCAGGTCCGTAAATGGGGTCTGCGTACCGGCGACACCGTGGAAGGTGAAATTCGCGCACCCAAGGATGGGGAGCGGTATTTTGCCCTCACGAAGCTCACCAGCGTCAATTACGACGATCCGGACATGGTGCGCCATCGCACCAATTTCGATAACCTGACGCCGCTCTATCCGGACGAGAAGCTGGTTCTCGATACGGTCGATCCTACGGTGAAGGACAAGTCCGCACGCGTGATCGATATTATCGCGCCGCAGGGCAAGGGGCAGCGCGCCCTGATCGTCGCACCGCCGCGTACGGGTAAAACCGTTCTGCTGCAGAACATTGCCAAGGCGATTACCGACAACCACCCCGAAGTGTTCCTGCTGGTTCTTCTGGTCGATGAACGTCCGGAAGAAGTCACCGACATGCAGCGCAGCGTGAAGGGTGAGGTGATCTCCTCAACCTTCGACGAACCCGCAAGCCGTCACGTGCAGGTCGCTGAAATGGTGATCGAAAAGGCCAAGCGTCTGGTCGAACACAAGAAGGATGTGGTGATCCTGCTCGACTCGATCACGCGTCTGGGCCGTGCCTACAACACCGTTGTGCCCAGCTCGGGCAAGGTTCTGACTGGTGGTGTCGATGCCAATGCGCTGCAGCGGCCGAAGCGTTTCTTCGGTGCAGCCCGTAATATCGAGGAAGGCGGTTCGCTTTCGATTATCGCGACCGCGCTGATCGATACGGGCAGCCGTATGGACGAAGTCATCTTCGAAGAATTCAAGGGTACGGGTAACTCGGAAATCGTGCTTGATCGCAAGGTTGCGGACAAGCGCATCTTCCCGGCGCTCGATGTCGGCAAGTCCGGCACCCGCAAGGAAGAACTGCTGGTCGGAAAGGATCAGCTTTCGAAGATGTGGGTCCTGCGCCGTATTCTGATGCAGATGGGCACGATCGATGCGATGGAATTCCTTCTCGACAAGATGAAGGATTCCAAGACCAACGAAGACTTCTTCGCCACGATGAACCAGTAA
- a CDS encoding CopD family protein has product MTYFWLKAGHIIFVIFWMAGLFMLPRYFVYHQESDPNSAESARWIDRERKLLKIILWPSLALVWILGLALAINIGAFSQGWFHAKLALVLLLTAYHVWLAGYGAALARGERKLTGRQLRMLNEVPGIAAAVIVVLVVIKPF; this is encoded by the coding sequence ATGACCTATTTCTGGCTTAAGGCTGGTCACATCATTTTCGTGATTTTCTGGATGGCAGGGCTGTTCATGTTGCCCCGCTATTTCGTCTATCATCAGGAATCCGATCCGAATTCCGCTGAAAGTGCGCGCTGGATCGATCGCGAACGCAAACTGCTGAAGATCATTCTCTGGCCTTCGCTCGCGTTGGTCTGGATATTGGGACTGGCGCTGGCGATAAATATCGGTGCGTTCAGCCAGGGCTGGTTCCATGCCAAACTCGCACTGGTTCTGCTTCTTACCGCCTATCACGTCTGGCTTGCCGGTTACGGTGCCGCGCTGGCGCGGGGCGAACGCAAACTGACCGGGCGGCAGTTGCGCATGCTGAACGAGGTTCCCGGTATTGCTGCAGCGGTGATCGTGGTCCTCGTGGTGATCAAGCCGTTCTGA
- the hemE gene encoding uroporphyrinogen decarboxylase encodes MPGPLLDTLHGKSLFPRPIWLMRQAGRYLPEYRALRAEKGGFLELVYDSEAAAEVTVQPIDRFGFDGAILFSDILIVPYAMGQDLRFTAGEGPRLSPTLVDHALESLQAVPERLSPIYETVTRVKARLGSQTTLLGFAGSPWTVATYMVAGEGSRDQHVTRAMAYRDQAAFQAIIDAIVEVTVDYLSGQIVAGAEAVQLFDSWAGSLAPAEYERWVIAPNAAIAARLRDRHPDVPIIGFPKGSGEKLPAYARETGVDAVGVDETVDPIWAAKTLPEGLPVQGNFDPLLIEAGGDLLEQRAIALLEAFVDRPHVFNLGHGIGQYTPIAHVERLIAAVRGWRG; translated from the coding sequence ATGCCCGGCCCGCTGCTTGATACCCTGCATGGCAAATCGCTGTTTCCCCGCCCGATCTGGCTCATGCGCCAAGCGGGACGTTATCTCCCTGAATACCGTGCCTTGCGCGCGGAAAAGGGCGGATTTCTGGAACTGGTGTACGATTCAGAGGCTGCTGCCGAAGTAACCGTGCAACCGATCGACCGGTTTGGTTTCGATGGTGCGATCCTGTTTTCGGATATTCTGATCGTGCCTTACGCCATGGGGCAGGATCTGCGTTTCACCGCTGGGGAAGGGCCACGGCTGTCCCCGACACTGGTCGATCATGCTCTGGAAAGCCTTCAGGCTGTTCCTGAGCGTCTTTCGCCCATCTACGAGACGGTGACTCGGGTGAAGGCCCGACTGGGCTCACAGACGACGTTGCTGGGCTTTGCAGGCAGTCCCTGGACAGTGGCAACCTACATGGTCGCAGGGGAGGGTAGCCGTGACCAGCATGTCACCCGCGCCATGGCCTATCGCGATCAGGCAGCGTTTCAGGCGATTATCGATGCAATCGTGGAGGTAACAGTCGATTATCTGTCGGGGCAGATTGTGGCGGGCGCGGAAGCCGTCCAGTTGTTCGACAGTTGGGCAGGCAGTCTCGCGCCAGCGGAATATGAACGCTGGGTCATTGCCCCCAATGCCGCCATCGCGGCGCGCCTGCGTGATCGCCATCCCGATGTGCCGATCATCGGATTCCCCAAGGGTTCGGGCGAAAAGCTGCCTGCCTATGCACGGGAAACGGGTGTCGACGCCGTGGGTGTGGATGAAACCGTCGATCCGATATGGGCGGCAAAGACCTTGCCCGAAGGCTTGCCGGTGCAGGGCAATTTCGATCCGCTGTTGATCGAAGCGGGTGGGGACCTGCTGGAACAGCGGGCCATTGCCCTGCTCGAGGCCTTTGTCGACCGGCCGCATGTGTTCAATCTCGGTCACGGGATCGGGCAATATACCCCGATTGCGCATGTGGAGCGCCTGATTGCTGCCGTCCGCGGTTGGAGGGGGTGA